AACAGGCGTTTTGCCGAGGATCTGGCACGTGAATTACAGGACGAGAAATACGAGACGTACATCAATTTTGTCGATTACAAGCGAGATGCGGAATTTTATCGCAAAAACGCGCTGTTGTTTATGGAAACGGACGATTTGGATGAGGTTCTCACGCGTATAGATGATTATATCATCCAGGAAAAGTTGAAGCTGTCGCCGTTGTATATTTCTCTTGATGATGAAGAAGCCGTGCTCGATTTTTCGGATATTGAGTCTAAGTATCGCACGGCAGATAATGGAGATGAGACGTATTATACCAATTCCGACCGCACTATTCTGGCATTGGAGGCAATGGCAGCGGGTACGGTGAGTAATATCGGTTTTGCCAAGGATATGCAGCGGGTGATCCAGCAGGCGGTCAAGAAGGTGAATCCGCGCGCCTATCACCCGCAGATGTTGATTGAATACGGAGGACCGTTTAAGAACAAAATTGACGAATACGATACCATTTTAAGCGATGTCCGCTCGACATTGATATTTGGTGTCATGGGTATTGTCGCGCTTTTGACGTTTTATTTCCGCCAGCCATTGGCGGCTTTTTTTGTGGCTATTCCGCTGGCGATGGGCCTGATCTGGGCATTTGCCATTACTTATTGGGTTATTGGCAATTTGAATACCATGACGGCTTTTTTATTTGTGATTTTATTTGGTCTGGGGATCGATTTTGGCATTCACATGTTTGCGCGATATCTCGAAGTTCGCATGGATAATACGAATGTGCAGAAGTCGATAGAGACGATGTTGAGTCAGACTGGACAGGCTATTTTGACGGCGGCGATTACCACATCTATTGCGTTCTTTTCTCTGACGTTGACAGATTTCAGGGGCTTTTCCGAGTTTGGTTTTATTGTGGGCACGGGCATTGTCATGTCGCTGGTCTCTATGACGACTGTATTGCCCGCTGTGTTGGTGCTGGCGGATCAAAGGTTCATGTGGATTCGCATGCGGCACGTGTGGGGACACAATTGGGGCGGCAGCCGGGGGCATTTCCCATATCCGAAGTTGGTGATTGCCGGCGCATTGCTCCTCACGATATATCTGGGCATTCATTTGCGGGATATCGATTTTGAATACGATTTTACCAATTTGCGTTCCAACTTACCCGCATCTGTGAAGGTGAAACAGAAGATGACGACGATTCCGAAATACGGCAGTGAATCGCAGTCTTATGGCATTGTGCTGGCGGATAGCAAAACGGAACTCGATGAGATTGTGGATGCATTGGAAAAGAAGATAGCCGAAGATGATCCAACGCCGACGATTGACAAGGTCAAAACGCTCTGGACAGAGTTGCGCGGTCAGGACGAGAAGTTGGAACTTATTGGAGAAATTCGCGTGCTGGCCGATGGCGAGGGCGCGAAGTTGATCAAGGGCACACAAAAGGCAAAACTCGATTCTCTGCGCGATTTGTTGGATGTCAAAAGGCTTTCTGTTGAGGATTTGCCCGAAAATTTATTGAGAAAATTTGAGACTATTGATGGCAGTCAGGCGTATTTCGCACAAATTTTGCCGAGTGTGCAGTTGCGCGATGGAAAAAATGCCATTGCATTTGCAGAAGATTCACACGAGATTCAGACTGCGTCGGGCAAGGTGTTTTATTCGTCGAGTTCCAATATTATTTTTGCCGATATGTTGCGCCTGATGCTGCGCGATAGTCCGCGTGCGATCTCGCTGACGGTGATTGTCGTGTTTCTCATTTTGCTGACTGATTTTCGCAGTTTGCGCTCTGCTTTGCTGGTGATTTTTCCCCTTGCCTGTGGCACTGTGTGGATGTGTGGTTCGCTGTATTTACAGGATTTGAAGCTCAATTTCTACAATATGGTCGCGCTGCCCACTATCATTGGCATGGGGATTGACAATGGCGTGCATCTCTATCACCGATATAGGCAGGAGGGCCCCGGGTCTATGCCGGTGGTGATCAGGAGCACAGGTGGGGCGATGTTCATTTCTATGCTGACGACGATGGTGGGCTTTTTTGGATTGATGATGGCGACGCATCCCGGTCTCAATTCGATTGGGCGTCTGGCGTTGATTGGTTTGTTGACCTGTTTTGTGGCTGCCGTGCTGGTGCTGCCCGCTATTTTGGAAGTGCTCGAAGGGGGGCGCGGCGAGAAAAAGGTAAAGTAAAGAAGTCACTCGAATCGGAATGATCGCTATGGATTTCTATATTGGCCTGGGTGTGAGTATTGTATCTGGACTTTATACGTCTTTGTGGGGGGCGTTCAAGGACTCGCCCTATGAGGATTTTAAGCCCAGAACTTTTCCGCGGAGTATTTATTTTCATGTTGTGATTTTTGCGGTGTTGTATTTTGTCCCGATTTTTAAGGCGAGTTTTTCCGCGTTGGGATGGGTTCAGATTTTTTTTCTGATTATGGGGTTGGAACGGTTTTTGGCCGAGCTTTACAAGGGGTTTTTCCGCACGGAAGATCAGGATAAGTATTTTGTGCCTTCGCGCATTACGTTTTTTGGTCGGTATGTCGCGAGTGATTTGTTGCGTTATGCTGTGGGAACGGTACTGGTGCTGGGCGTTTTTGCCGTGTTGTTGATTCCCGCGCCTGTGACGAGTTTCTGGGTCTTTCTCCTGACTGCTTATGTCACGGGTCTGCTGGTGTCGCTTGGCGGGGCGTATAAAGACGCGCCGTTTGAGGGGTTTAAAATTTTGAAGTTTCAGCGGTCGGGCCTGGTGCTGGCGGTTTGTTCGCCGCTGTTCTATTTTCTCAATGATCCCATGTATCCCATATCGTTGGGATTTCTGGTGTATATGAATGGTGGGTTGGAGCGTTTTGTTGTGGAGTATTACAAGACTTATATTCAGCGCACGATGTCGGGCAAATTTCGCCCCGATTTGCCGCGGATTCAGCGGTGTATTGATTCCAGAGAAAAATTCCACTACGGGGCACTGGTTATTATTGTTGGGTTAATTGTTCTGTATGTGTTTGAGGTTTAATGAATTTTAACGATTACGACGCCGTTATTATCGGTACGGGATTTGGAGGTAGTGCCTGCGCTTATGTGCTGGCTGCGGCGGGTATGAAGGTTTTGCTGTTGGAACGGGGCGATTGGGCAAGGCGCGATGCTGAGGATTGGGATCCCCGTTCTGTGCTGGTTGAGAAACGCTATCAAGGTCCATCGCCGCTTCGCGTCAGGCAATATGAGGACCGCGATTTTTCAGATGTGGTCGAGAATGAGGTGGTTGGTGGGATGTCCGTGTTTTACGGTGGGGCATCGCTGAGGCTGCGCGAAGAAGATCTGGTCGCGTGGCCGATTTTGTATGGGGATCTGGCTCCGCATTACGATTGTGTCGAGCGCTTGTTGGAAGTGCATGGAGAAGTGGGTGTTGATCCGTGCGAACCGCCGCGGACGGGCGACTATTTGTATCCGCCTATTGAACTGTCCCGTCCTGCACAACGCATTTGGGATGCTGGACGCGCGCTGGGGTATCGGCCTTTTCGCATGCCATTGGCGATCAATTTTTCGGATCGAGCGCGAACCGTGTGTATTCGATGTTTGACCTGCGATGGGTTTCCGTGTCAAATTGAGGCTAAAAATGATCTGACGATGACTTTGCTCAAGTTGGCACAAGATGCAGGGGCTGATATTTTGACGGGCGTGCAGGTTGCGCGTGTTATTTGCAAACGGGGGCGCGTGTGCGCTGTGGCGTGTGTGGATCGGCGTACAAAAAAGGCGTTTGAAGTGCCCGCGTCTGTTGCTGTTGTCGCTGCAGGGGCGCTGCAAAGTCCGGCTATCTTGTTGCGGTCAGAGTTGCATTCGCTTCCGCAGGGCGATTTGATTGGGCGTTTTCTGATGCGGCATTGCAATGCTGTTGTGGCAGGGGTGTTTCCGTTTCGCACGAATCCCGAACAGGTGTTTCACAAGCAGGTGTGTTTTTCTGATTTTTACGGGGATTTTCGAGGGCAGGACGGTCGCGCCGTTGGGGTGATTCAGGATATTTACACGCCGTCGCCTATAGCACTGAAGCACCACGCGCCTTTTGGACTTAAAAATCTGACGGCAATAGCTGCTGGCTTTTTGCAGAATCTGTTGTGTGTTGCAGAGGATGAGCCGCAGTTTGAGAATCGCGTTGCGCTGGCAGATGAGAAGGATGTTTATGGAATTAGCCGCGCACAGGTCATACATCAGTACACAGCGCGTGATTGCGACCGCCGCGATTATCTGGTGGAGAAGGCCAGGGGGATTTTGCGTGCGTCAGGCGCGCTTTTTTTTCATACGTATCGCATCGACACTTTTTCCCACGGCGTGGGGTCGGTGCGTATGGGCGATGATGAAGAGACGAGTGTATTGGATGAGAACTGCCAGTTCAGAGGGATTGACAATTTGTTTGTGACGGATGGGAGCGTGTTTCCCACATCTGGCGGCGTCAATCCGAGTTTGACGATTGCGGCAAATGCCCTGCGGGTGGGGAATTATATTGTGGAGGCGTTCAGATGATCTCAAAGTATCGCTTGAGTTCCCAATCCGTTATGGCGCGGCGATATTCCGCAATTTCGTGTTCGCGTGTGATTGCGAAGTGATCCACAAATGCGTCGCCGAGGCAAGCGCGGGTAATTTCGCTATTTTTTAACCGGTCTGTTGCTTCTTCAAGTGATTTTGGCAATGGTGCAAATCGCCCTTCGGGAGCTTCGTAGGCATTGCCGTTGAATGGCTCGTCGGGGTCGAGTTGATGTTCTATGCCGTATAGCCCGGCGGCAAGGCTGGCCGCCATCGAGATATGGGGATTGGCGTCAGCGCCTGCCAGTCGATATTCGGTGCGAGTGGATTCAGGGGATGTACCCGGAATCGCGCGGAGAGATGTGGTTCGATTTTCTATTCCCCAGGAGGTGTTGGTCGGCGCCCAGGCTCCGGGGACTGTCCGCTTGTAGGCGTTTATGGTCGGGCATATCAATGCCATCATTTGGGGCATTGTAGCGATTTGTCCCGCGATATAGTGTTTCATTATTTGAGACATACCCGATGGATCTGATTCATCGGCAAATAGATTTGTGTCTCCCTCTAAATTCCACAAGCTCTGGTGCAGGTGCCCGCTGCAACCGGGGTAGTCTGGACTCCATCTCGCCATAAAGGTTGCGACGAGGCCGTGTCTGGATAGAATTTCTTTTACGCCTGTTTTGAATAGGGCGGCTTTGTCTGCGGCATTGCAGGCCGTGTCGTAACGAATCGCGGTTTCATATACGCCGGGTCCGGTTTCGGTGTGTATCCCTTCCAGTTCAACGCCATACGCTCCCATTCCATCGATTATTGCGTGGACAAATTCTGAAGCCGCAGATGCTCGCAATATACTGTAGCCAAACCAGCCGGGCGAGAGTGGGATCATGTTCTCAAACCCTTTGTCTTCCAGGGATTGGGGTGTTTCTCGGAAGATGAAGTATTCGTATTCTGCGGACATGTATGGCTGGAATCCCATGTCATTCGCTTTGCGTACGATTGTTTGGAGCAGTTGGCGCGGGGAGACCGCAAGTGGCTGATTTTTGTTTTCGTAAAAGTCGAGTAAGAACAACGCGGTATTCTGCTCCCAGGGTATCACGCGATAGGTGCTCAGGTCAATTTTGGCGAGGAGGTCCGGATATCCGGTATGCCAGCCCGTGACGGTGGGGTGTTCGTAGAGTTGATCGATCATATCCCAGCCGAATGTCACATCGCAGAAGCCCAGGCCCTTTTCCATGGCAGAAAAAAATTTGTCGAGCGATATGTATTTGCCGCGCATAACGCCGTCGATGTCGAAGCCAGCGAGTTTAATTTTTTGTATTTTGTCGCTTTCAAGACGCGTTTTGATTTGATCTGTTGTCATAAAGTTTTTTGCCCTATCTACAAAAAATGTCTTTGGTTTTGTGGATGTTGCGAGGCATAATAAGGAGGCTGTGGCTGAAAATCAAGCTGTTCCCATCTGCCAATCCATTTTGAGGAGGTTTTCATGAAGTTCACCAACAGCTTGATTGCCTCGTATGAAAGACATGCGCTGGAGAGGGAGCATAGCTCTACCGATGCGTTTAAGGCGAGAGAGAGAAGTGAGTTTTTGCAGCGCCTGAGAGATGAACAACGATGTTCTATTCTCGAGGTGGGATGTGGTCCCGGTCACGATGCGAAATTTTTTCAGGAGCAAGGGTTCGAGGTTGTTGCGGTTGACAATGTACCTGCGATGGTGAAGCTGACGAGAGAAAAGGGCGTTTCCGCTCGCGTTTTGGATTGCTATAATCTCGGTCAGTTGAGCGAGACTTTTGATGCGGTGTATTCTATGAATTGTCTGCTGCATATTCCGCAGGCAGATATAGATGAGGTTTTCGATTTGATTGCGGCTCGGCTTGTGGAGGACGGGTTGATGTATGTTGGCGTGTGGGGAGGCGATGATTTTGAGGGTATTTTGGAGCGAGATTCTTACGAACCAAAGCGGTTTTTTTCTTTGAGAAGGACAGAGACGCTGCTCAAAGTTCTGCAGAAGTCATTCAGGTTAGAATACTATCGCAGATTGGAACCCCGAGACGGTATTTGTTTTCATTCTGTTATTGCACGTCGCTTTTAAAAAATAATGAAAGGTGAATGATGAGTGATACATCGACAATTCACGATGCATGCAGACGTGGAGATATTGACGCTGTGCGCGAAATGATCGCAGCCGATCCCGCTGTTGTTGACGCGGATGATGAATACGAATGGCGGCCAATTTTTCATGCGGGATTGTGGCGACACGAGGATATTGTGCGGCTGCTTATTGAGGCGGGTGCCGATCTGTCCGCTCATGATGGCTATGTGTTGCACTACGCTGGTGAGGTTCCGAATAATAAAAATATTGTTTCGCTGCTTATTCAATACGGCGCTCTGGATCCCCATGTCCGTCCGGCTGATGATTTGTCGCGGCAGTTCCTGGGGGCCGTCTTTCTCGCGGATATAGCGCGGGTGCAGGCATTGCTCAACAGGCATCCCCATCTGGCGACAGCAGTAGATGGTCGCGGCGATCAGCCTGTTCATCACGCGGCGCGCAATGGCGATACGGAAGTCGTGCGTCTGTTGATCGCGCATGGCGCAGATGTCAATGTCACAAATGATCGCGGACATACGGTGTTGTACTGTGCTGGCGGGCACGGGCATCTCGATACGGTTACTTTGCTTTTGGAAAATGGTGCCGATCCCGATGCCGAGTTTACAGAGGATAATAAGACGTTGATGGAATGGCTTGCACAGTTTCCTGAGGATACGCGCTTCACGCGTATTGCCGAAGTGTTGCGGCAACATGCGGCGGCGTCATAACCCAATGGGAATTTTCAGTAAGGGATTTGCAGTGAGAGCGTATATTATGAAGGGCGCAAATTTGAACATGGGAACACGCGATGTCTGAAGGAATTTCTTTATCCGATCTGTCGCCTTATGCGAGACATCTTGCAACCGAGTCGCTCGAGTGGTCAGAGGGGTTTTGGGATCCCGGTAGCGCGTTGTTGTG
This region of Gemmatimonadota bacterium genomic DNA includes:
- a CDS encoding MMPL family transporter yields the protein MVEVGLRFLAGWTYRHYRGILVVSILLTAFCSIFVYRLGRKLETDLVALIPENYQSVKTLNEIKQRVGGVGSLVVLVQSPDFEANRRFAEDLARELQDEKYETYINFVDYKRDAEFYRKNALLFMETDDLDEVLTRIDDYIIQEKLKLSPLYISLDDEEAVLDFSDIESKYRTADNGDETYYTNSDRTILALEAMAAGTVSNIGFAKDMQRVIQQAVKKVNPRAYHPQMLIEYGGPFKNKIDEYDTILSDVRSTLIFGVMGIVALLTFYFRQPLAAFFVAIPLAMGLIWAFAITYWVIGNLNTMTAFLFVILFGLGIDFGIHMFARYLEVRMDNTNVQKSIETMLSQTGQAILTAAITTSIAFFSLTLTDFRGFSEFGFIVGTGIVMSLVSMTTVLPAVLVLADQRFMWIRMRHVWGHNWGGSRGHFPYPKLVIAGALLLTIYLGIHLRDIDFEYDFTNLRSNLPASVKVKQKMTTIPKYGSESQSYGIVLADSKTELDEIVDALEKKIAEDDPTPTIDKVKTLWTELRGQDEKLELIGEIRVLADGEGAKLIKGTQKAKLDSLRDLLDVKRLSVEDLPENLLRKFETIDGSQAYFAQILPSVQLRDGKNAIAFAEDSHEIQTASGKVFYSSSSNIIFADMLRLMLRDSPRAISLTVIVVFLILLTDFRSLRSALLVIFPLACGTVWMCGSLYLQDLKLNFYNMVALPTIIGMGIDNGVHLYHRYRQEGPGSMPVVIRSTGGAMFISMLTTMVGFFGLMMATHPGLNSIGRLALIGLLTCFVAAVLVLPAILEVLEGGRGEKKVK
- a CDS encoding GMC family oxidoreductase, with the translated sequence MNFNDYDAVIIGTGFGGSACAYVLAAAGMKVLLLERGDWARRDAEDWDPRSVLVEKRYQGPSPLRVRQYEDRDFSDVVENEVVGGMSVFYGGASLRLREEDLVAWPILYGDLAPHYDCVERLLEVHGEVGVDPCEPPRTGDYLYPPIELSRPAQRIWDAGRALGYRPFRMPLAINFSDRARTVCIRCLTCDGFPCQIEAKNDLTMTLLKLAQDAGADILTGVQVARVICKRGRVCAVACVDRRTKKAFEVPASVAVVAAGALQSPAILLRSELHSLPQGDLIGRFLMRHCNAVVAGVFPFRTNPEQVFHKQVCFSDFYGDFRGQDGRAVGVIQDIYTPSPIALKHHAPFGLKNLTAIAAGFLQNLLCVAEDEPQFENRVALADEKDVYGISRAQVIHQYTARDCDRRDYLVEKARGILRASGALFFHTYRIDTFSHGVGSVRMGDDEETSVLDENCQFRGIDNLFVTDGSVFPTSGGVNPSLTIAANALRVGNYIVEAFR
- a CDS encoding glutamine synthetase, yielding MTTDQIKTRLESDKIQKIKLAGFDIDGVMRGKYISLDKFFSAMEKGLGFCDVTFGWDMIDQLYEHPTVTGWHTGYPDLLAKIDLSTYRVIPWEQNTALFLLDFYENKNQPLAVSPRQLLQTIVRKANDMGFQPYMSAEYEYFIFRETPQSLEDKGFENMIPLSPGWFGYSILRASAASEFVHAIIDGMGAYGVELEGIHTETGPGVYETAIRYDTACNAADKAALFKTGVKEILSRHGLVATFMARWSPDYPGCSGHLHQSLWNLEGDTNLFADESDPSGMSQIMKHYIAGQIATMPQMMALICPTINAYKRTVPGAWAPTNTSWGIENRTTSLRAIPGTSPESTRTEYRLAGADANPHISMAASLAAGLYGIEHQLDPDEPFNGNAYEAPEGRFAPLPKSLEEATDRLKNSEITRACLGDAFVDHFAITREHEIAEYRRAITDWELKRYFEII
- a CDS encoding class I SAM-dependent methyltransferase; this translates as MKFTNSLIASYERHALEREHSSTDAFKARERSEFLQRLRDEQRCSILEVGCGPGHDAKFFQEQGFEVVAVDNVPAMVKLTREKGVSARVLDCYNLGQLSETFDAVYSMNCLLHIPQADIDEVFDLIAARLVEDGLMYVGVWGGDDFEGILERDSYEPKRFFSLRRTETLLKVLQKSFRLEYYRRLEPRDGICFHSVIARRF
- a CDS encoding ankyrin repeat domain-containing protein: MMSDTSTIHDACRRGDIDAVREMIAADPAVVDADDEYEWRPIFHAGLWRHEDIVRLLIEAGADLSAHDGYVLHYAGEVPNNKNIVSLLIQYGALDPHVRPADDLSRQFLGAVFLADIARVQALLNRHPHLATAVDGRGDQPVHHAARNGDTEVVRLLIAHGADVNVTNDRGHTVLYCAGGHGHLDTVTLLLENGADPDAEFTEDNKTLMEWLAQFPEDTRFTRIAEVLRQHAAAS